The following proteins are co-located in the Streptomyces sp. NBC_00435 genome:
- a CDS encoding stealth family protein, with protein sequence MAVLASFDSLRSALAVRALGGRARGARHSARGSIRVVRLGGKHVRAVVVPGATEWAARARNLHLLVSMLEEADIDFFCIRGTANRLPCVAVPSVWRDDLEEVLQIGFGHNPGYVGEGSGAHMRSGSTAATWRKLRHAKVLRLAWNVCDPTGHLVFGPESGVELEFWSQDEGEYVAPRPNSVVTTAGVSDERRLAEQKLFSPVPQLYATGLTRTLTEFTAPLPGDHLYPVDVVYTWVDDSDPVWRAGKEAARGTAGAGTGAPLHEQAANDSRFKSRDELRYSLRSIHQYAPWVRNIYLVTAGQAPGWLNTEYPGLRVVDHREIFSDPAALPTFNSHAIESQLHHIEGLSEHFLYLNDDVFFGRPVDLGHFFHPNGLTKFFMSKALIPSSRNGDADLPVNAAGRNSRSLISQQFGTFISQKMKHTPHALRRSVLAEIEQVYERAHWTTQHANFRSPHDVPIASSLHHYHAYHSARATVADLRYTYIDIGDGLAQQRLDRLVARRDFDTFCINDTVVPADPDAQERMVATFLETYFPVPSPYEIPGATGLPVRRVNELGRVQA encoded by the coding sequence ATGGCGGTCCTGGCCTCCTTCGACTCGCTCCGCTCCGCCCTCGCCGTCCGCGCCCTCGGTGGCCGCGCCCGAGGTGCCCGGCACAGCGCCCGCGGCTCGATACGCGTCGTACGCCTCGGCGGAAAGCACGTCAGGGCCGTCGTCGTACCCGGTGCCACCGAATGGGCCGCCCGCGCGCGCAACCTGCACCTGCTGGTCAGCATGCTCGAAGAAGCGGACATCGATTTCTTCTGCATACGCGGCACCGCGAACAGGCTGCCCTGCGTCGCCGTCCCCTCCGTCTGGCGCGACGACCTCGAAGAGGTCCTCCAGATCGGCTTCGGGCACAACCCCGGCTACGTCGGCGAGGGCTCCGGCGCCCACATGCGCTCCGGCTCCACCGCCGCCACCTGGCGCAAGCTCCGCCACGCCAAGGTGCTGCGCCTCGCGTGGAACGTCTGCGACCCCACCGGTCACCTCGTCTTCGGCCCCGAGTCCGGCGTCGAGCTGGAGTTCTGGTCCCAGGACGAGGGTGAGTACGTGGCGCCGCGCCCCAACAGCGTCGTGACGACCGCCGGGGTCAGCGACGAACGCCGGCTGGCCGAGCAGAAGCTCTTCAGTCCCGTTCCCCAGCTCTACGCCACCGGCCTGACGCGCACCCTGACCGAGTTCACCGCTCCGCTCCCGGGTGACCACCTTTACCCCGTCGACGTCGTCTACACCTGGGTCGACGACTCCGACCCGGTCTGGCGCGCCGGCAAGGAGGCGGCCCGGGGCACCGCGGGCGCGGGCACCGGTGCGCCCCTGCACGAACAGGCCGCCAACGACTCCCGCTTCAAGAGCCGCGACGAGCTGCGCTACTCCCTGCGCTCGATCCACCAGTACGCCCCCTGGGTGCGCAACATCTACCTGGTCACGGCCGGCCAGGCCCCCGGCTGGCTCAACACGGAGTACCCCGGCCTGCGCGTGGTCGACCACCGCGAGATCTTCTCCGACCCCGCCGCGCTGCCGACGTTCAACTCGCACGCCATCGAGAGCCAGCTGCACCACATCGAGGGCCTCTCGGAACACTTCCTCTACCTCAACGACGACGTGTTCTTCGGCCGGCCGGTGGACCTCGGGCACTTCTTCCACCCCAACGGCCTGACCAAGTTCTTCATGTCCAAGGCCCTCATCCCCTCCAGCCGCAACGGCGACGCGGACCTCCCGGTCAACGCGGCGGGCCGCAACAGCCGCAGCCTGATCTCCCAGCAGTTCGGCACCTTCATCTCCCAGAAGATGAAGCACACGCCGCACGCGCTGCGGCGCAGCGTCCTCGCCGAGATCGAGCAGGTCTACGAGCGGGCCCACTGGACCACCCAGCACGCGAACTTCCGCTCCCCGCACGACGTTCCCATCGCCTCGTCGCTGCACCACTACCACGCCTACCACTCGGCCCGGGCGACGGTTGCGGACCTGCGGTACACCTACATCGACATCGGCGACGGCCTGGCCCAGCAGCGGCTGGACCGACTCGTCGCCCGCCGCGACTTCGACACCTTCTGCATCAACGACACGGTGGTCCCCGCCGATCCGGACGCCCAGGAGCGGATGGTCGCCACCTTCCTGGAGACGTACTTCCCCGTCCCCAGCCCCTACGAGATACCGGGCGCGACCGGCCTTCCGGTGCGACGCGTCAACGAGTTGGGACGTGTACAGGCATGA